A stretch of the Sesamum indicum cultivar Zhongzhi No. 13 unplaced genomic scaffold, S_indicum_v1.0 scaffold00186, whole genome shotgun sequence genome encodes the following:
- the LOC105179653 gene encoding ribonuclease H2 subunit A isoform X2, with translation MGLEAAPPALPPKWASKPCIMGIDEAGRGPVLGPMVYGCLYCPRTYQKTLSTLNFADSKTLKEEKREELFEDLKADESIGWAVDVIDPRELSAKMLKRSKINLNEISHDSAIGLINKVLNLGVLLTEVYLDTVGDPEKYRVKLSERFPNIKFVVAKKADSLYPVVSGASIVAKVTRDRALRDWVLGETAEDLHRDFGSGYPGDPQTKKWLEDHKHSVFGFPTLVRFSWGTCTSYSKDFVEVLWEADVTDEDGNGRTSKRQLKLTKIGFTPQKRKTEDIESSGKGRCKFFQARKLELLPQF, from the exons ATGGGACTAGAG GCGGCGCCACCGGCACTGCCGCCGAAATGGGCGTCGAAGCCTTGCATAATGGGCATCGATGAAGCTGGACGCGGCCCTGTTTTAG GGCCAATGGTCTATGGATGCTTGTATTGTCCACGGACCTACCAAAAAACTCTCTCCACCTTGAATTTCGCAG ACtcaaaaactttaaaagaagagaagagggAAGAGCTATTTGAGGATTTGAAGGCTGATGAATCAATTGGATGGGCTGTCGATGTTATAGACCCAAGAGAGCTGTCAGCCAAAATGTTAAAGAG AAGTAAGATAAATCTTAATGAGATTTCACATGATTCTGCCATTGGCCTCATCAACAAGGTGTTGAACCTTGGTGTTCTCCTAACTGAG GTTTATTTAGATACTGTCGGAGATCCTGAAAAGTACAGAGTAAAGCTTTCAGAAAGATTTCCTAATATCAAATTTGTGGTTGCAAAGAAAGCTGACAGTCTGTATCCGGTTGTTAGTGGTGCTAGTATAGTTGCAAAG GTCACAAGAGATAGAGCTTTGCGAGATTGGGTGCTTGGTGAAACTGCAGAAGACCTGCACCGCGATTTCGGGTCTGGGTACCCTGGAG ATCCTCAGACGAAGAAATGGCTGGAGGATCACAAGCACTCAGTTTTTGGGTTCCCAACATTAGTCCGGTTCAGTTGGGGAACATGCACATCGTATTCCAAAGATTTTGTTGAAGTGCTATG GGAAGCAGATGTTACTGATGAGGATGGCAATGGAAGGACTAGCAAGCGGCAGTTGAAACTGACCAAAATCGGTTTCACACCgcaaaagagaaaaactgAAGACATTGAATCAAGTGGCAAAGGTCGTTGCAAATTTTTTCAAGCTCGGAAACTTGAGCTACTTCCCCAGTTTTAG
- the LOC105179653 gene encoding ribonuclease H2 subunit A isoform X1, protein MGLEAAPPALPPKWASKPCIMGIDEAGRGPVLGPMVYGCLYCPRTYQKTLSTLNFADSKTLKEEKREELFEDLKADESIGWAVDVIDPRELSAKMLKRSKINLNEISHDSAIGLINKVLNLGVLLTEVYLDTVGDPEKYRVKLSERFPNIKFVVAKKADSLYPVVSGASIVAKVTRDRALRDWVLGETAEDLHRDFGSGYPGDPQTKKWLEDHKHSVFGFPTLVRFSWGTCTSYSKDFVEVLWEADVTDEDGNGRTSKRQLKLTKIGFTPQKRKTEDIESSGKGRCKFFQARKLELLPQF, encoded by the exons ATGGGACTAGAGGCGGCGCCACCGGCACTGCCGCCGAAATGGGCGTCGAAGCCTTGCATAATGGGCATCGATGAAGCTGGACGCGGCCCTGTTTTAG GGCCAATGGTCTATGGATGCTTGTATTGTCCACGGACCTACCAAAAAACTCTCTCCACCTTGAATTTCGCAG ACtcaaaaactttaaaagaagagaagagggAAGAGCTATTTGAGGATTTGAAGGCTGATGAATCAATTGGATGGGCTGTCGATGTTATAGACCCAAGAGAGCTGTCAGCCAAAATGTTAAAGAG AAGTAAGATAAATCTTAATGAGATTTCACATGATTCTGCCATTGGCCTCATCAACAAGGTGTTGAACCTTGGTGTTCTCCTAACTGAG GTTTATTTAGATACTGTCGGAGATCCTGAAAAGTACAGAGTAAAGCTTTCAGAAAGATTTCCTAATATCAAATTTGTGGTTGCAAAGAAAGCTGACAGTCTGTATCCGGTTGTTAGTGGTGCTAGTATAGTTGCAAAG GTCACAAGAGATAGAGCTTTGCGAGATTGGGTGCTTGGTGAAACTGCAGAAGACCTGCACCGCGATTTCGGGTCTGGGTACCCTGGAG ATCCTCAGACGAAGAAATGGCTGGAGGATCACAAGCACTCAGTTTTTGGGTTCCCAACATTAGTCCGGTTCAGTTGGGGAACATGCACATCGTATTCCAAAGATTTTGTTGAAGTGCTATG GGAAGCAGATGTTACTGATGAGGATGGCAATGGAAGGACTAGCAAGCGGCAGTTGAAACTGACCAAAATCGGTTTCACACCgcaaaagagaaaaactgAAGACATTGAATCAAGTGGCAAAGGTCGTTGCAAATTTTTTCAAGCTCGGAAACTTGAGCTACTTCCCCAGTTTTAG
- the LOC105179662 gene encoding crocetin glucosyltransferase, chloroplastic-like, with amino-acid sequence MLPNCSERYSFALTTFKEQLEALDVETKPKVLVNTFDSLESNALKAIDKYELIGVGPLIPSAFLGGKDPSDTSFGGDLFQKSDDYIEWLNSKPESSVVYVSFGSLLRLPKAQMEEIAKGLLDSSRPFLWVIRDNEKANEEKKEDDERLSCMEELEKVGRIVPWCSQLEVLTHPSLGCFVTHCGWNSTLESISCGIPVVAFPHWTDQGTNAKLIEDVWRTGVRVRGNEDGVVESSEIRRCIEEVMDGREKSRKLRENTEKWKDLAREAMEENGCSNKNLKAFFDEIGAGF; translated from the coding sequence ATGCTTCCTAACTGCTCGGAGAGGTATAGTTTTGCTCTTACAACTTTCAAGGAACAGCTCGAGGCATTGGATGTCGAAACGAAGCCTAAAGTGCTTGTCAACACTTTTGATTCATTGGAGTCTAATGCGCTCAAGGCCATCGACAAGTATGAGTTAATTGGAGTCGGGCCCTTGATTCCTTCTGCTTTCTTGGGTGGTAAAGATCCTTCCGATACGTCTTTTGGCGGAGATCTCTTTCAGAAATCTGATGACTACATAGAATGGTTGAACTCGAAGCCCGAATCTTCAGTTGTTTATGTGTCTTTCGGCAGCTTGCTGAGGCTACCAAAAGCTCAGATGGAGGAGATTGCAAAAGGGCTACTAGACAGTAGTAGGCCGTTTCTGTGGGTTATACGAGACAACGAAAAAGCCAATgaggagaagaaagaagatgaTGAGAGGTTAAGTTGCATGGAGGAATTGGAAAAGGTGGGGAGAATTGTGCCATGGTGCTCTCAACTTGAGGTTCTAACGCACCCATCGTTGGGGTGTTTCGTGACACACTGTGGGTGGAATTCGACTCTTGAGAGCATATCATGCGGTATTCCGGTGGTGGCTTTTCCCCATTGGACGGATCAAGGGACCAACGCTAAGTTGATTGAAGACGTATGGAGGACGGGTGTTAGAGTGAGAGGCAACGAAGATGGGGTGGTGGAGAGTAGTGAAATAAGGAGGTGTATTGAGGAAGTAATGGATGGGAGGGAAAAGAGCAGAAAACTGAGAGAGAACACTGAGAAATGGAAGGATTTGGCAAGAGAAGCAATGGAGGAGAATGGATGTTCTAATAAGAATCTGAAGGCCTTCTTTGATGAAATTGGAGCTGGTTTTTAG